One Scomber scombrus chromosome 4, fScoSco1.1, whole genome shotgun sequence genomic region harbors:
- the LOC133979163 gene encoding rapamycin-insensitive companion of mTOR-like isoform X1 produces the protein MAASFRGRPIRSVRMRGRNDSGEENVPLDLSREPSENFREILQNVAKPHGVSNMRKLGHLNNFTKLLCSIGHHEENFGFTYEEIIVCLRLALLNEAKEVRAAGLRALRYLIRDTIVLQKVLRLQVDYLIARCIDIQQSNEGERTQALRLVRKIITVNAMLFPTSIANSLIAVGTDGLQERDRMVRAAIAIVCELALKNPEVVAKRGGLSTILKSVIDCQLSRINEALITTILHLLNHPRTRQYVRVDVELEQILAPFTDFHYRHNADMAEGQLKEDRESRFLSSRMAIVAAFRSWSGIINLCKAGNSGIQSLIGLLCIPNMEVRKGLLEVLYEIFRLPVPIVTQDFTEGLLSVDAARFQDTWRLSDGFVAAEAKVILPHRARSRPDLMDNYLAFVLSAFFTSGLLEGLVEVVTSSDDQLAVRATILLGELLHMANTILPHSHSHHLHCLPTLINMAASFDIAQEKRLRASAAVNNLKRFHEKKKRGTKPNSLYLDHIIRKSVPTHNRRESHSRSHRDIYVIKDTEEALMLNLRESHILNHKQNLEWNWLLIATILKWPNVNLRNNKDEQMHKFVRRLLYFYKPSSKLYAGLALDHPKARQLTVVGCQFVEFLMDSDEDGQGYLEELVKDMVSWLSSSSGLKPERCLQTNGLLTTLSQHYFLFLGTLSAHPQGVKLLEKCGLFQCLLNLCSVKNQDAVLKLAVSTLDYSRDGLARVILSKILTAATDTCRLYATKHLRVLLRAGVEFFSSWGMELLVTQLHDHSKTVSMEALDILDEACEDKANLHALIQLKPALSHLGDKGLLLLLRFLSIPKGFSYLNERGYVSKQLDKWQKEYNLKYVDLIEEQLNEALTTYRKPVDGDNYVRRSNQRLQRPNVYLPVHLYGQLVHDKTGCHLLEAQSVVPDLSYTVRSPMLDTWEGIKQLKSALWALGNIGSSNWGLNLLQEENVIPDILALAQHCEVLSVRGTCVYVLGVISKTRQGCEVLKQYGWDAVRHSRRTLWPVTPDEVDTQLTSELSSVPSTLSLNSESTSSRHNSESESQPNMYIMDDDKYEVLDQSDEPSFYLHSKPVKDRSPFTILASTRFVRTRFLNSLSLPSKKLRSTSDPKTPSGSRTPTELKTGSMRRNRTVTEPSVYTPNQGDVFTPVYNGRGMPKSPTVSLETSFVGTRGGSEEQLVEGRLARGGGGSGLGLSGLVGHAEHPSREREQSSRERLAGGDGGSSSSGGNLGGGGGGGGGTQFKSRSQSFNTDTTTSGISSMSSSPSRETVGNPEQPEPEPDSSDCVSLNTVVSAKTVKTLSSLTPQSQTNHMSTSKSSTVSLVPPGSSHTLPRRAQSLKSPSVTTIKSLADCSFMYTSPRDALGYATLKRLQQQRIHPSLSHSEALASPAKDVLFTDTITMKTGSLDSRLTPRSLSPRVLSHASPLALPRFLKALSFASLDKEELLSPINQSTLHRCSSVRSMVSSATFGCNDDYVGLALPMDINDMFHIRDSAYFQQRISPPSEERKRFLFGDGDGDRPPLPLLKTQFSISELIVSRGDSQNHTVGLDETGLQEHTEENCLYCVGSSVLGYPTQPQINSTHPRTDFVDFPQWGGQSGHRLEVMPQSKFSGVSGCSDAAVSQGSICGTLTPGDIVIGAKSISEDGPASRVLLRKEVLRLIINLSSSVGTKGHETGLLTIKEKFPYAFDDICLYSEVSHLLAHCMFRLTSRRFIQELFQDVQFMPMFEEAEAILTKLPKPVEEDIDPPVES, from the exons ATGGCGGCCAGCTTCCGCGGCCGTCCTATCCGGAGTGTTCGGATGCGAG GTCGGAATGACAGCGGGGAGGAGAACGTACCGCTGGATCTGAgcagag AACCATCAGAAAACTTCCGTGAAATCCTTCAAAATGTGGCCAAACCGCATGGAGTCAGTAACATGCGAAAACTGGGCCACCTGAACAACTTTACAAAG ttGTTATGCAGCATTGGCCACCATGAGGAAAACTTTGGGTTTACATACGAAGAAATCATCGTTTG TCTACGGTTAGCTCTACTCAATGAGGCTAAGGAAGTGCGTGCTGCAGGGTTGCGGGCACTCCGCTACCTCATTAGGGACACCATCGTGCTGCAGAAGGTCCTCAGACTACAAGTGGACTATTTGATAGCCAG aTGCATCGACATCCAGCAGAGCAATGAGGGGGAGAGGACTCAGGCTCTGAGACTAGTTCGAAAG ATTATCACTGTCAATGCGATGCTTTTCCCCACTTCTATTGCAAACTCTCTAATCGCTGTGGGAACTGATGGACTACAAGAGCGAGACCGCATGGTCCGCGCAGCCATCGCCATCGTCTGTGAGCTAG CCCTAAAGAACCCAGAGGTGGTGGCCAAACGAGGAGGCCTCAGCACCATCCTCAAGAGTGTGATTGACTGTCAGCTGAGCCGCATCAATGAAGCTCTGATCACCACCATCCTCCATCTACTCAACCACCCACGTACCCGGCAGTACGTGCGCGTCGACGTCGAGCTggag CAAATCCTCGCGCCTTTTACAGATTTTCACTACCGTCACAACGCAGATATGGCTGAAGGGCAACtcaa GGAGGACAGAGAGTCGCGTTTCTTGTCTAGTAGAATGGCCATAGTTGCAGCTTTCCGCTCCTGGTCTG gGATTATCAACCTATGCAAGGCTGGAAATTCTGGCATCCAGTCTTTAATTGGCCTACTTTGCATACCAAATATGGAAGTTAGG AAAGGCTTGTTGGAGGTGTTATACGAGATATTCAGGCTCCCTGTGCCCATTGTTACTCAAGACTTCACAGAAGGTCTTCTAAGTGTTG ATGCCGCCAGGTTCCAGGACACCTGGAGACTGTCTGATGGGTTTGTTGCTGCTGAGGCCAAAGTCATCCTACCCCATCGAGCTCGCTCCAG GCCGGATCTGATGGACAACTACCTTGCGTTCGTTCTGTCTGCCTTCTTCACCAGTGGGCTGCTAGAG GGTCTTGTTGAAGTGGTGACCAGCAGTGATGATCAGCTCGCTGTCAGAGCCACCATCCTCTTGGGAGAACTTCTACACATG GCAAACACGATCCTTCCTCATTCCCACAGTCACCACCTGCACTGCCTTCCTACCCTCATCAACATGGCAGCCTCTTTTGACATCGCACAGGAGAAGCGACT TCGAGCAAGTGCGGCTGTCAACAACCTGAAGAGGTTccatgagaagaagaagagaggaacgAAACCAAACAGTCTTTATCTGGACCACATTATCCGCAAGTCTGTGCCTACACATAACCGCAGAGAGTCACACTCACGTTCCCACCGGGACATCTATGTCATTAAG GACACAGAAGAAGCACTGATGTTGAATCTGAGAGAAAGTCACATTCTCAACCACAAGCAGAACCTGGAGTGGAACTGGTTGCTCATTGCCACCATCCTTAAG TGGCCAAATGTAAACCTCAGGAACAACAAAGATGAACAGATGCACAA GTTTGTGAGGAGACTGCTGTACTTTTATAAACCCAGCAGTAAATTGTATGCAGGCCTGGCATTGGATCACCCAAAGGCCAGACAACTCACTGTGGTCGGCTGTCAGTTTGTCGAGTTCCTCATGGACTCAGACGAG gaTGGTCAGGGTTACCTGGAGGAACTGGTGAAGGACATGGTGTCATGGCTGTCCTCATCCTCAGGGCTGAAGCCCGAGCGCTGCCTGCAGACTAACGGCCTGCTCACCACACTCAGCCAACACTACTTCCTCTTCCTGGGGACGCTCTCTGCACACCCACAGGGGGTCAAACTGCTGGAGAAATGTGGCCTGTTTCAGTG cctGCTGAATCTGTGCTCTGTGAAGAACCAGGACGCTGTGCTGAAACTTGCTGTATCCACACTGGACTACAGCAGAGACGGTCTGGCCAGAGTGATCCTCTCCAAGATCCTCACTGCTGCTACTGAT ACGTGCAGGCTGTATGCCACCAAGCACCTCCGCGTGCTGCTACGAGCGGGAGTGGAGTTCTTCAGTAGCTGGGGCATGGAGCTGCTGGTCACACAGCTTCACGACCATAGCAAGACTGTGTCCATGGAGGCTCTGGACATACTGGACGAGGCCTGCGAGGACAAG GCCAACCTCCACGCTCTAATCCAGCTGAAACCAGCTCTGTCCCACCTGGGAGACAAAggcctcctgctgctcctcag GTTCCTGTCCATTCCTAAAGGTTTTTCCTACCTCAATGAGAGGGGCTACGTCAGCAAACAGCTGGATAAATGGCAGAAG GAATACAACCTGAAGTACGTGGACCTGATAGAGGAGCAGCTCAACGAAGCACTAACAACCTACCGCAAACCTGTTGACGGAGACAACTACGTCAGACGCAGCAACCAAAG GTTACAAAGACCAAATGTCTATCTCCCCGTGCACTTGTATGGCCAGCTGGTCCATGATAAGACAGGCTGCCATCTATTGGAGGCTCAG AGTGTGGTTCCTGACCTCAGCTACACGGTTCGCTCCCCGATGCTGGACACCTGGGAGGGCATTAAACAGCTGAAGTCTGCTCTATGGGCTTTG GGCAACATTGGCTCTTCAAATTGGGGTCTGAATCTCCTGCAGGAGGAGAATGTCATTCCTGACATCCTCGCGTTGGCGCAGCACTGTGAGGTGCTATCAGTACGAGG GacgtgtgtttatgtgctggGTGTGATCTCCAAGACCAGACAGGGTTGCGAGGTGCTGAAGCAGTACGGCTGGGATGCAGTCAGACACAGTCGCAGGACGCTGTGGCCTGTCACTCCAGATGAGGTTGACACACAGCTGACCTCTGAACTCTCCTCAGTACCGAGCACGCTCAGTCTGAACTCTGAATCCACCAGCTCCCGCCACAACAGCGAGAGCGAGTCTCAACCAA ACATGTACATTATGGATGATGACAAGTATGAGGTTCTGGACCAGTCAGACGAGCCCTCTTTCTATCTACACTCCAAACCAGTCAAGGACCGCAGCCCCTTCACAATCCTGGCCTCCACGCGCTTTGTTCGCACACGCTTCCTCAACTCCCTGTCCCTCCCCAGCAAGAAGCTGCGCTCCACCAGTGACCCTAAGACCCCATCGGGCTCTCGCACCCCTACTGAACTCAAGACGGGGAGCATGAGGCGAAACAGGACAGTGACTGAGCCCTCCGTCTACACCCCAAACCAGGGGGACGTCTTCACCCCTGTGTACAACGGCAGAGGAATGCCGAAGAGTCCCACAGTGAGCCTGGAGACGTCGTTCGTTGGGACCAGAGGGGGCTCCGAGGAGCAGCTTGTGGAAGGCAGGTTggccagaggaggaggaggatcagGCCTTGGACTGAGCGGTCTGGTAGGGCACGCGGAGCATCCCAGCCGGGAGAGGGAGCAGAGCAGCCGTGAGCGCCTTGCAGGAGGAGACGGCGGCTCATCGTCTAGTGGAGGCAACTTgggagggggtggaggaggcGGCGGAGGTACTCAATTCAAAAGCCGCAGTCAGAGCTTTAACACGGACACCACAACCAGCGGCATCAGCTCCATGAGCTCCAGCCCGTCCAGGGAGACCGTTGGAAACCCCGAGCAGCCCGAACCTGAACCAGACTCTTCCGACTGTGTGAGTCTTAACACGGTCGTGTCGGCGAAGACTGTCAAAACGCTCTCCTCCCTCACCCCCCAGTCTCAGACCAACCACATGTCCACGTCTAAGTCCTCCACTGTCTCTCTGGTACCGCCCGGCTCCTCGCACACCCTCCCTCGACGAGCTCAGTCTCTCAAGTCCCCGTCAGTAACCACCATCAAGAGCCTGGCTGACTGTAGCTTCATGTACACCAGCCCAAGGGACGCACTGGGTTATGCTACACTGAAgagactgcagcagcagaggataCACCCGTCTCTGTCTCACAGCGAAGCGCTGGCTTCACCCGCTAAAGATGTGCTGTTCACAGACACCATTACTATGAAGACCGGCAGCTTGGACTCCAGGCTAACACCTCGCAG TCTCTCCCCCCGGGTCCTCTCACATGCCTCTCCTCTTGCCCTCCCTAGGTTTCTGAAGGCTCTGAGCTTCGCCTCTCTTGATAAAGAGGAACTACTCAGCCCCATCAATCAAAGCACTCTGCATCGCTGCTCTTCGGTGCGCTCTATGGTCTCTAGCGCCACCTTCGGTTGCAACGATGACTACGTTGGCCTAGCACTGCCAATGGACATCAATGACATGTTCCACATCAGAGACTCGGCCTACTTTCAGCAGAGGATCAGCCCACCTTCAGAAGAGAGAAAGCGCTTCCTCTTTGGTGACGGAGATG GTGATCGCCCCCCTCTCCCCTTACTGAAGACACAGTTCAGTATTTCTGAGCTGATCGTGTCCCGAGGCGATAGCCAGAACCACACGGTGGGTTTAGACGAGACAGGGCTGCAGGAACACACTGAAGAAAACTGCCTCTACTGTGTAGGATCCAGCGTCCTCGGATACCCCACACAGCCACAGATCAACAGCACGCACCCACGGACAG ACTTCGTCGACTTCCCACAATGGGGAGGCCAGAGCGGCCATCGTCTGGAGGTGATGCCTCAATCCAAGTTCTCTGGGGTGTCAGGCTGCAGCGATGCTGCTGTGTCACAAGGTTCAATCTGTGGCACGCTCACACCTGGTGACATTGTCATAG GTGCCAAGTCGATATCAGAGGACGGCCCTGCCTCCCGAGTCTTACTGAGGAAGGAGGTGCTCCGCCTCATCATCAACCTCAGCTCCTCTGTAGGAACCAAAGGCCACGAAACAGGACTACTGAC GATAAAGGAAAAATTTCCCTATGCGTTTGACGACATCTGCCTGTACTCCGAGGTTTCTCACCTCTTAGCCCACTGTATGTTTCGCCTGACCTCAAGACGCTTCATACAGGAACTCTTCCAGGATGTGCAATTCATGCCA ATGTTTGAGGAAGCAGAGGCGATCCTGACAAAGCTACCAAAACCTGTTGAAGAGGACATTGACCCTCCTGTAGAATCCTGA
- the LOC133979163 gene encoding rapamycin-insensitive companion of mTOR-like isoform X2: MAASFRGRPIRSVRMRGRNDSGEENVPLDLSREPSENFREILQNVAKPHGVSNMRKLGHLNNFTKLLCSIGHHEENFGFTYEEIIVCLRLALLNEAKEVRAAGLRALRYLIRDTIVLQKVLRLQVDYLIARCIDIQQSNEGERTQALRLVRKIITVNAMLFPTSIANSLIAVGTDGLQERDRMVRAAIAIVCELALKNPEVVAKRGGLSTILKSVIDCQLSRINEALITTILHLLNHPRTRQYVRVDVELEQILAPFTDFHYRHNADMAEGQLKEDRESRFLSSRMAIVAAFRSWSGIINLCKAGNSGIQSLIGLLCIPNMEVRKGLLEVLYEIFRLPVPIVTQDFTEGLLSVDAARFQDTWRLSDGFVAAEAKVILPHRARSRPDLMDNYLAFVLSAFFTSGLLEGLVEVVTSSDDQLAVRATILLGELLHMANTILPHSHSHHLHCLPTLINMAASFDIAQEKRLRASAAVNNLKRFHEKKKRGTKPNSLYLDHIIRKSVPTHNRRESHSRSHRDIYVIKDTEEALMLNLRESHILNHKQNLEWNWLLIATILKWPNVNLRNNKDEQMHKFVRRLLYFYKPSSKLYAGLALDHPKARQLTVVGCQFVEFLMDSDEDGQGYLEELVKDMVSWLSSSSGLKPERCLQTNGLLTTLSQHYFLFLGTLSAHPQGVKLLEKCGLFQCLLNLCSVKNQDAVLKLAVSTLDYSRDGLARVILSKILTAATDTCRLYATKHLRVLLRAGVEFFSSWGMELLVTQLHDHSKTVSMEALDILDEACEDKANLHALIQLKPALSHLGDKGLLLLLRFLSIPKGFSYLNERGYVSKQLDKWQKEYNLKYVDLIEEQLNEALTTYRKPVDGDNYVRRSNQRLQRPNVYLPVHLYGQLVHDKTGCHLLEAQSVVPDLSYTVRSPMLDTWEGIKQLKSALWALGNIGSSNWGLNLLQEENVIPDILALAQHCEVLSVRGTCVYVLGVISKTRQGCEVLKQYGWDAVRHSRRTLWPVTPDEVDTQLTSELSSVPSTLSLNSESTSSRHNSESESQPNMYIMDDDKYEVLDQSDEPSFYLHSKPVKDRSPFTILASTRFVRTRFLNSLSLPSKKLRSTSDPKTPSGSRTPTELKTGSMRRNRTVTEPSVYTPNQGDVFTPVYNGRGMPKSPTVSLETSFVGTRGGSEEQLVEGRLARGGGGSGLGLSGLVGHAEHPSREREQSSRERLAGGDGGSSSSGGNLGGGGGGGGGTQFKSRSQSFNTDTTTSGISSMSSSPSRETVGNPEQPEPEPDSSDCVSLNTVVSAKTVKTLSSLTPQSQTNHMSTSKSSTVSLVPPGSSHTLPRRAQSLKSPSVTTIKSLADCSFMYTSPRDALGYATLKRLQQQRIHPSLSHSEALASPAKDVLFTDTITMKTGSLDSRLTPRRFLKALSFASLDKEELLSPINQSTLHRCSSVRSMVSSATFGCNDDYVGLALPMDINDMFHIRDSAYFQQRISPPSEERKRFLFGDGDGDRPPLPLLKTQFSISELIVSRGDSQNHTVGLDETGLQEHTEENCLYCVGSSVLGYPTQPQINSTHPRTDFVDFPQWGGQSGHRLEVMPQSKFSGVSGCSDAAVSQGSICGTLTPGDIVIGAKSISEDGPASRVLLRKEVLRLIINLSSSVGTKGHETGLLTIKEKFPYAFDDICLYSEVSHLLAHCMFRLTSRRFIQELFQDVQFMPMFEEAEAILTKLPKPVEEDIDPPVES, translated from the exons ATGGCGGCCAGCTTCCGCGGCCGTCCTATCCGGAGTGTTCGGATGCGAG GTCGGAATGACAGCGGGGAGGAGAACGTACCGCTGGATCTGAgcagag AACCATCAGAAAACTTCCGTGAAATCCTTCAAAATGTGGCCAAACCGCATGGAGTCAGTAACATGCGAAAACTGGGCCACCTGAACAACTTTACAAAG ttGTTATGCAGCATTGGCCACCATGAGGAAAACTTTGGGTTTACATACGAAGAAATCATCGTTTG TCTACGGTTAGCTCTACTCAATGAGGCTAAGGAAGTGCGTGCTGCAGGGTTGCGGGCACTCCGCTACCTCATTAGGGACACCATCGTGCTGCAGAAGGTCCTCAGACTACAAGTGGACTATTTGATAGCCAG aTGCATCGACATCCAGCAGAGCAATGAGGGGGAGAGGACTCAGGCTCTGAGACTAGTTCGAAAG ATTATCACTGTCAATGCGATGCTTTTCCCCACTTCTATTGCAAACTCTCTAATCGCTGTGGGAACTGATGGACTACAAGAGCGAGACCGCATGGTCCGCGCAGCCATCGCCATCGTCTGTGAGCTAG CCCTAAAGAACCCAGAGGTGGTGGCCAAACGAGGAGGCCTCAGCACCATCCTCAAGAGTGTGATTGACTGTCAGCTGAGCCGCATCAATGAAGCTCTGATCACCACCATCCTCCATCTACTCAACCACCCACGTACCCGGCAGTACGTGCGCGTCGACGTCGAGCTggag CAAATCCTCGCGCCTTTTACAGATTTTCACTACCGTCACAACGCAGATATGGCTGAAGGGCAACtcaa GGAGGACAGAGAGTCGCGTTTCTTGTCTAGTAGAATGGCCATAGTTGCAGCTTTCCGCTCCTGGTCTG gGATTATCAACCTATGCAAGGCTGGAAATTCTGGCATCCAGTCTTTAATTGGCCTACTTTGCATACCAAATATGGAAGTTAGG AAAGGCTTGTTGGAGGTGTTATACGAGATATTCAGGCTCCCTGTGCCCATTGTTACTCAAGACTTCACAGAAGGTCTTCTAAGTGTTG ATGCCGCCAGGTTCCAGGACACCTGGAGACTGTCTGATGGGTTTGTTGCTGCTGAGGCCAAAGTCATCCTACCCCATCGAGCTCGCTCCAG GCCGGATCTGATGGACAACTACCTTGCGTTCGTTCTGTCTGCCTTCTTCACCAGTGGGCTGCTAGAG GGTCTTGTTGAAGTGGTGACCAGCAGTGATGATCAGCTCGCTGTCAGAGCCACCATCCTCTTGGGAGAACTTCTACACATG GCAAACACGATCCTTCCTCATTCCCACAGTCACCACCTGCACTGCCTTCCTACCCTCATCAACATGGCAGCCTCTTTTGACATCGCACAGGAGAAGCGACT TCGAGCAAGTGCGGCTGTCAACAACCTGAAGAGGTTccatgagaagaagaagagaggaacgAAACCAAACAGTCTTTATCTGGACCACATTATCCGCAAGTCTGTGCCTACACATAACCGCAGAGAGTCACACTCACGTTCCCACCGGGACATCTATGTCATTAAG GACACAGAAGAAGCACTGATGTTGAATCTGAGAGAAAGTCACATTCTCAACCACAAGCAGAACCTGGAGTGGAACTGGTTGCTCATTGCCACCATCCTTAAG TGGCCAAATGTAAACCTCAGGAACAACAAAGATGAACAGATGCACAA GTTTGTGAGGAGACTGCTGTACTTTTATAAACCCAGCAGTAAATTGTATGCAGGCCTGGCATTGGATCACCCAAAGGCCAGACAACTCACTGTGGTCGGCTGTCAGTTTGTCGAGTTCCTCATGGACTCAGACGAG gaTGGTCAGGGTTACCTGGAGGAACTGGTGAAGGACATGGTGTCATGGCTGTCCTCATCCTCAGGGCTGAAGCCCGAGCGCTGCCTGCAGACTAACGGCCTGCTCACCACACTCAGCCAACACTACTTCCTCTTCCTGGGGACGCTCTCTGCACACCCACAGGGGGTCAAACTGCTGGAGAAATGTGGCCTGTTTCAGTG cctGCTGAATCTGTGCTCTGTGAAGAACCAGGACGCTGTGCTGAAACTTGCTGTATCCACACTGGACTACAGCAGAGACGGTCTGGCCAGAGTGATCCTCTCCAAGATCCTCACTGCTGCTACTGAT ACGTGCAGGCTGTATGCCACCAAGCACCTCCGCGTGCTGCTACGAGCGGGAGTGGAGTTCTTCAGTAGCTGGGGCATGGAGCTGCTGGTCACACAGCTTCACGACCATAGCAAGACTGTGTCCATGGAGGCTCTGGACATACTGGACGAGGCCTGCGAGGACAAG GCCAACCTCCACGCTCTAATCCAGCTGAAACCAGCTCTGTCCCACCTGGGAGACAAAggcctcctgctgctcctcag GTTCCTGTCCATTCCTAAAGGTTTTTCCTACCTCAATGAGAGGGGCTACGTCAGCAAACAGCTGGATAAATGGCAGAAG GAATACAACCTGAAGTACGTGGACCTGATAGAGGAGCAGCTCAACGAAGCACTAACAACCTACCGCAAACCTGTTGACGGAGACAACTACGTCAGACGCAGCAACCAAAG GTTACAAAGACCAAATGTCTATCTCCCCGTGCACTTGTATGGCCAGCTGGTCCATGATAAGACAGGCTGCCATCTATTGGAGGCTCAG AGTGTGGTTCCTGACCTCAGCTACACGGTTCGCTCCCCGATGCTGGACACCTGGGAGGGCATTAAACAGCTGAAGTCTGCTCTATGGGCTTTG GGCAACATTGGCTCTTCAAATTGGGGTCTGAATCTCCTGCAGGAGGAGAATGTCATTCCTGACATCCTCGCGTTGGCGCAGCACTGTGAGGTGCTATCAGTACGAGG GacgtgtgtttatgtgctggGTGTGATCTCCAAGACCAGACAGGGTTGCGAGGTGCTGAAGCAGTACGGCTGGGATGCAGTCAGACACAGTCGCAGGACGCTGTGGCCTGTCACTCCAGATGAGGTTGACACACAGCTGACCTCTGAACTCTCCTCAGTACCGAGCACGCTCAGTCTGAACTCTGAATCCACCAGCTCCCGCCACAACAGCGAGAGCGAGTCTCAACCAA ACATGTACATTATGGATGATGACAAGTATGAGGTTCTGGACCAGTCAGACGAGCCCTCTTTCTATCTACACTCCAAACCAGTCAAGGACCGCAGCCCCTTCACAATCCTGGCCTCCACGCGCTTTGTTCGCACACGCTTCCTCAACTCCCTGTCCCTCCCCAGCAAGAAGCTGCGCTCCACCAGTGACCCTAAGACCCCATCGGGCTCTCGCACCCCTACTGAACTCAAGACGGGGAGCATGAGGCGAAACAGGACAGTGACTGAGCCCTCCGTCTACACCCCAAACCAGGGGGACGTCTTCACCCCTGTGTACAACGGCAGAGGAATGCCGAAGAGTCCCACAGTGAGCCTGGAGACGTCGTTCGTTGGGACCAGAGGGGGCTCCGAGGAGCAGCTTGTGGAAGGCAGGTTggccagaggaggaggaggatcagGCCTTGGACTGAGCGGTCTGGTAGGGCACGCGGAGCATCCCAGCCGGGAGAGGGAGCAGAGCAGCCGTGAGCGCCTTGCAGGAGGAGACGGCGGCTCATCGTCTAGTGGAGGCAACTTgggagggggtggaggaggcGGCGGAGGTACTCAATTCAAAAGCCGCAGTCAGAGCTTTAACACGGACACCACAACCAGCGGCATCAGCTCCATGAGCTCCAGCCCGTCCAGGGAGACCGTTGGAAACCCCGAGCAGCCCGAACCTGAACCAGACTCTTCCGACTGTGTGAGTCTTAACACGGTCGTGTCGGCGAAGACTGTCAAAACGCTCTCCTCCCTCACCCCCCAGTCTCAGACCAACCACATGTCCACGTCTAAGTCCTCCACTGTCTCTCTGGTACCGCCCGGCTCCTCGCACACCCTCCCTCGACGAGCTCAGTCTCTCAAGTCCCCGTCAGTAACCACCATCAAGAGCCTGGCTGACTGTAGCTTCATGTACACCAGCCCAAGGGACGCACTGGGTTATGCTACACTGAAgagactgcagcagcagaggataCACCCGTCTCTGTCTCACAGCGAAGCGCTGGCTTCACCCGCTAAAGATGTGCTGTTCACAGACACCATTACTATGAAGACCGGCAGCTTGGACTCCAGGCTAACACCTCGCAG GTTTCTGAAGGCTCTGAGCTTCGCCTCTCTTGATAAAGAGGAACTACTCAGCCCCATCAATCAAAGCACTCTGCATCGCTGCTCTTCGGTGCGCTCTATGGTCTCTAGCGCCACCTTCGGTTGCAACGATGACTACGTTGGCCTAGCACTGCCAATGGACATCAATGACATGTTCCACATCAGAGACTCGGCCTACTTTCAGCAGAGGATCAGCCCACCTTCAGAAGAGAGAAAGCGCTTCCTCTTTGGTGACGGAGATG GTGATCGCCCCCCTCTCCCCTTACTGAAGACACAGTTCAGTATTTCTGAGCTGATCGTGTCCCGAGGCGATAGCCAGAACCACACGGTGGGTTTAGACGAGACAGGGCTGCAGGAACACACTGAAGAAAACTGCCTCTACTGTGTAGGATCCAGCGTCCTCGGATACCCCACACAGCCACAGATCAACAGCACGCACCCACGGACAG ACTTCGTCGACTTCCCACAATGGGGAGGCCAGAGCGGCCATCGTCTGGAGGTGATGCCTCAATCCAAGTTCTCTGGGGTGTCAGGCTGCAGCGATGCTGCTGTGTCACAAGGTTCAATCTGTGGCACGCTCACACCTGGTGACATTGTCATAG GTGCCAAGTCGATATCAGAGGACGGCCCTGCCTCCCGAGTCTTACTGAGGAAGGAGGTGCTCCGCCTCATCATCAACCTCAGCTCCTCTGTAGGAACCAAAGGCCACGAAACAGGACTACTGAC GATAAAGGAAAAATTTCCCTATGCGTTTGACGACATCTGCCTGTACTCCGAGGTTTCTCACCTCTTAGCCCACTGTATGTTTCGCCTGACCTCAAGACGCTTCATACAGGAACTCTTCCAGGATGTGCAATTCATGCCA ATGTTTGAGGAAGCAGAGGCGATCCTGACAAAGCTACCAAAACCTGTTGAAGAGGACATTGACCCTCCTGTAGAATCCTGA